A DNA window from Xanthomonas campestris pv. campestris str. ATCC 33913 contains the following coding sequences:
- the mprF gene encoding bifunctional lysylphosphatidylglycerol flippase/synthetase MprF yields the protein MTDTPVPSEATASGWRRALPVIISLAILAMALHALSSQFTDHGYRQIRQAFRALGAGQIALTLLLGLSSYACLVGFDWVGLKRTGKRLHPARVGITAFMAHAVGQTLGFAALTGGAVRLRGYGSVGLTLAEIGQVVLMSTLGFIFGAWVLLGIALMLEPEAAARALPIAAEGIRIAGIALLAGYLAMLVLVGRHGREFGIRSHRFWLPDRTTVLGVTALSVVELGLAAAAFYVLLPPDPGTGYFGFIGIWLVAVVAGLISTVPAGLGVFEWSLLKLLPHVTPAAVLAAALAYRVTYYIVPLLISVAMAAATGLRAPVRASASTARTVWKTLRPWLPQILALAVFAVGAALVIDGTLPTPRARQEVAPLPLIETSHLLVSLGGMLLLLIGQGLQRRSHSAWVLALGVCVLLPPLSLLRGSHISVSLSAALAAVALWAARREFYRQGALLDEAWSWRWLSNLGLVLVATFWLLFFVYSHVEYSNDLWWQFATSANAPRALRALLILCVGVILFGTARLLRGGRRPMPPADAQALQALAPVLASSADTQACLALTGDKAFLRDEKGLGFVMMQRYGGSLISMGDPVGPPEVARALIWRFREEADHMGLRPVFYQVGEKYWQTYLDMGLTLVKLGEEAIVPLEGFTLEGRDRADLRQAWNRGKRGGLSFRMLQPEQVDAVMAELGEVSEQWLDEKAGEEKGFSLGSFDPDYLRRFPMAVAEAEGKIVAFANVWCAPAGGELSVDLMRHSAQAPKGTMDFLFIELFLWGHANGYTRFSLGMAPLSGLAEHRLAGRWNRFASLVARHGERFYGFSGLRRFKSKFAPTWRPRYLVAPGGMHLPAALLDVTRLISVDPGRQD from the coding sequence ATGACGGATACCCCCGTGCCTTCCGAAGCGACCGCCAGCGGCTGGCGCCGTGCGCTGCCCGTGATCATCAGCCTGGCGATCCTGGCCATGGCGCTGCACGCGCTGTCCTCGCAATTCACCGATCACGGCTACCGCCAGATCCGGCAGGCGTTCCGCGCACTCGGCGCCGGCCAGATCGCACTCACCTTGCTGCTTGGCCTGAGCAGCTATGCGTGCCTGGTGGGCTTCGACTGGGTGGGCCTCAAGCGCACCGGCAAGCGCCTGCATCCGGCGCGGGTGGGCATCACCGCCTTCATGGCGCACGCGGTGGGGCAGACACTGGGCTTTGCGGCGCTCACCGGCGGCGCGGTGCGCTTGCGCGGCTACGGCAGCGTGGGGCTGACCCTGGCCGAGATCGGCCAAGTGGTGCTGATGAGCACGCTGGGCTTCATCTTCGGCGCCTGGGTGCTGCTCGGCATTGCGCTGATGCTCGAACCCGAAGCGGCCGCACGTGCACTGCCGATCGCCGCCGAAGGCATTCGCATCGCCGGCATCGCGCTGCTGGCCGGTTACCTGGCGATGCTGGTGCTGGTGGGCCGGCACGGACGCGAATTCGGCATCCGCAGCCATCGCTTCTGGCTGCCCGACCGCACCACCGTGCTGGGCGTGACTGCGCTCAGCGTGGTCGAACTGGGCCTGGCCGCGGCGGCGTTCTACGTGCTGCTGCCGCCCGATCCGGGCACCGGCTATTTCGGCTTCATCGGCATCTGGCTGGTGGCGGTGGTGGCCGGGCTGATCTCCACCGTGCCGGCCGGCCTGGGCGTGTTCGAGTGGAGCCTGCTCAAGCTGCTGCCGCATGTCACCCCGGCGGCGGTGCTGGCGGCCGCGCTGGCGTACCGGGTCACGTATTACATCGTGCCGTTGCTGATTTCGGTGGCCATGGCCGCGGCCACCGGCCTGCGCGCACCGGTGCGCGCCAGTGCCAGCACCGCGCGCACGGTGTGGAAGACCTTGCGGCCGTGGCTGCCGCAGATCCTGGCCTTGGCGGTGTTTGCGGTAGGTGCGGCGCTGGTGATCGACGGCACCCTGCCCACGCCACGCGCACGTCAGGAGGTGGCGCCGCTGCCGCTGATCGAGACCTCGCACCTGCTGGTCAGCCTGGGCGGCATGCTGCTGTTGCTAATCGGCCAGGGCCTGCAACGCCGCAGCCATTCGGCCTGGGTGCTGGCACTGGGCGTGTGCGTGTTGCTGCCGCCGCTGTCGCTGCTGCGCGGCAGCCATATCTCGGTGTCGCTGTCGGCCGCACTGGCCGCAGTGGCCTTGTGGGCGGCACGCCGGGAGTTCTATCGCCAGGGCGCGCTGCTGGACGAAGCCTGGTCGTGGCGCTGGCTGAGCAATCTGGGGCTGGTGCTGGTGGCCACGTTCTGGCTGTTGTTCTTCGTCTACAGCCATGTCGAATACAGCAACGACCTGTGGTGGCAGTTCGCCACCTCGGCCAATGCGCCGCGTGCGCTGCGTGCGCTGCTGATCCTGTGCGTGGGCGTGATCCTGTTCGGCACCGCACGCCTATTGCGCGGCGGTCGCCGGCCAATGCCGCCAGCCGATGCGCAAGCCTTGCAGGCCCTGGCACCGGTGCTGGCCAGCAGCGCCGACACCCAGGCCTGCCTGGCGCTCACCGGCGACAAGGCGTTCCTGCGTGATGAGAAGGGCCTGGGCTTTGTGATGATGCAGCGCTACGGCGGCTCGCTGATCTCGATGGGCGACCCGGTCGGGCCGCCGGAGGTGGCGCGTGCGCTGATCTGGCGCTTCCGCGAGGAAGCCGACCACATGGGCCTGCGCCCGGTGTTCTACCAGGTGGGCGAGAAATACTGGCAGACCTATCTGGACATGGGCCTGACCCTGGTCAAGCTGGGCGAAGAAGCGATCGTGCCGCTGGAGGGCTTCACCCTGGAAGGCCGCGACCGCGCCGACCTGCGCCAGGCCTGGAACCGCGGCAAGCGCGGCGGCCTGAGCTTCCGCATGCTGCAGCCCGAGCAGGTGGATGCGGTGATGGCAGAGCTGGGCGAGGTCTCCGAGCAATGGCTGGACGAAAAGGCCGGCGAAGAGAAAGGCTTCTCGCTGGGTAGTTTCGACCCGGACTACCTGCGCCGGTTTCCGATGGCGGTTGCCGAGGCGGAGGGCAAGATCGTGGCGTTCGCCAATGTGTGGTGCGCGCCTGCCGGCGGCGAGTTGTCGGTGGACCTGATGCGGCACAGCGCGCAGGCACCCAAGGGCACCATGGATTTCCTGTTTATCGAGCTGTTCCTGTGGGGCCATGCCAACGGCTACACGCGCTTCTCGCTGGGCATGGCACCGCTGTCGGGCCTGGCCGAGCATCGGCTGGCTGGCCGCTGGAATCGCTTCGCCAGCTTGGTGGCGCGGCATGGCGAACGCTTCTATGGCTTCAGCGGGCTGCGCCGCTTCAAATCCAAGTTCGCACCGACCTGGCGCCCACGCTATCTGGTCGCGCCCGGCGGCATGCATCTGCCCGCCGCGCTGCTGGATGTCACTCGGCTGATCTCGGTAGACCCGGGCCGGCAGGACTGA
- a CDS encoding DUF998 domain-containing protein has product MLKREMAQGRGADAQAVPGAPPRWSAHAGSTAAVVGVAFVVLVLTLQLMRADLDWVGAQLSLYLHGPYGLVLRTAYCVLAASMAWLALGLHAALMPTARSRTVLGLFWAAALGLSAVSIGDSWMPTLAPNAALMVHLLSAQAAFLCVIAGLLLQSWYFRNDPRWRSRFVPAFGLGLVAFAVLLFNVSVHTAPRGISQKTAIVLIVIWLTLVGSWLARAARSSHSRDNARVNQP; this is encoded by the coding sequence ATGTTGAAGCGTGAGATGGCGCAAGGCAGGGGAGCTGATGCACAGGCCGTGCCAGGCGCGCCGCCGCGCTGGAGCGCGCATGCCGGCAGCACCGCCGCCGTGGTTGGCGTGGCATTCGTCGTGCTGGTGCTGACCCTGCAACTGATGCGTGCCGACCTGGACTGGGTGGGCGCGCAACTGAGCCTGTATCTGCACGGGCCCTACGGGTTGGTACTGCGCACCGCTTATTGCGTGCTGGCCGCGAGCATGGCGTGGTTGGCGCTGGGCCTGCATGCCGCGCTGATGCCAACCGCGCGCAGCCGCACCGTGCTGGGCTTGTTCTGGGCCGCGGCACTAGGCCTGAGCGCAGTCTCGATCGGCGACAGCTGGATGCCGACGCTAGCGCCGAACGCGGCGTTGATGGTGCATCTGTTGTCCGCGCAGGCCGCGTTTCTATGCGTGATTGCCGGGCTGCTGCTGCAGTCGTGGTATTTCCGCAACGACCCACGCTGGCGCAGCCGCTTCGTGCCGGCCTTCGGCCTGGGCCTGGTTGCGTTTGCGGTCTTGCTGTTCAACGTGAGCGTGCACACCGCGCCACGCGGCATCAGCCAGAAGACCGCCATCGTGCTGATCGTGATCTGGTTGACGCTGGTGGGCAGTTGGCTGGCACGCGCTGCACGTTCATCGCATTCGCGTGACAATGCCCGGGTCAACCAACCGTAG
- a CDS encoding RidA family protein produces MLQRFDTGPRMSEMTVHGGVCYLAGQIADDTSEDITGQTRQVLAEIDKLLAMAASDKTKILRAEIFLADIADFDGMNKAWDEWVPHGFTPARATVEAKLARPEWKVEIVITAATS; encoded by the coding sequence ATGCTGCAGCGATTCGATACCGGCCCGCGTATGTCCGAAATGACCGTCCATGGCGGCGTGTGCTACCTCGCCGGGCAGATTGCCGACGACACCAGCGAAGACATCACCGGGCAGACCCGTCAGGTGCTGGCCGAGATCGACAAGCTGCTGGCGATGGCCGCCAGCGACAAGACCAAGATTCTGCGTGCGGAAATCTTTCTTGCCGACATCGCCGATTTCGACGGGATGAACAAGGCCTGGGACGAGTGGGTGCCGCATGGCTTCACCCCGGCACGCGCCACCGTGGAAGCCAAGCTGGCGCGCCCGGAGTGGAAGGTGGAGATCGTGATCACCGCAGCAACGAGCTGA
- a CDS encoding SAM-dependent methyltransferase, which produces MSTVTIPPSAHPEEGFATRLAESGVLPDAALRYGIRRLCAQRLLDERRDGADASGERQRTFIDSLRGSAIAIETDAANRQHYELPPQFFTLCLGRRLKYSSCYWDATTPDLDAAELRMLALYGERAELADGQRILELGCGWGSLTLWMAERYPNASITAVSNSRPQRAHILEQCRVRGLSNVQVITADVNALALPTDSFDRVVSVEMFEHMRNYRELLSRIGSWLAPGGKLFVHIFCHRDLAYPFEVAGEDNWMGRHFFTGGLMPAADTLLQFQQDVVIEQRWVLSGEHYEKTANAWLENQDRHREQIMPLLRQTYGEDAQRWWQRWRMFWLACAELFGYDEGREWGVAHYRFAKR; this is translated from the coding sequence ATGTCCACTGTCACCATCCCGCCCTCCGCGCATCCCGAAGAAGGCTTTGCCACCCGCCTGGCCGAATCCGGCGTGCTGCCCGATGCCGCGTTGCGTTACGGCATCCGCCGTCTATGCGCGCAGCGCCTGCTGGACGAACGCCGCGATGGCGCCGATGCCAGCGGCGAGCGCCAACGCACCTTCATCGACAGCCTGCGCGGCAGCGCCATCGCGATCGAAACCGATGCCGCCAATCGCCAGCATTACGAGCTGCCCCCGCAGTTCTTCACCCTATGCCTGGGGCGGCGCCTGAAATACAGCAGCTGTTACTGGGACGCGACCACGCCGGACCTGGACGCGGCCGAACTGCGCATGCTGGCGTTGTACGGCGAGCGCGCCGAACTGGCCGATGGCCAGCGCATCCTGGAGCTGGGCTGCGGCTGGGGCTCGCTCACCTTGTGGATGGCCGAGCGCTATCCGAATGCCAGCATCACCGCGGTGTCCAATTCGCGGCCGCAGCGCGCGCACATCCTGGAACAGTGCCGCGTGCGCGGGCTGAGCAACGTGCAGGTCATCACCGCCGACGTCAATGCGCTGGCACTGCCCACTGACAGCTTCGATCGCGTGGTCTCGGTGGAAATGTTCGAGCACATGCGCAACTACCGCGAGCTGCTGTCGCGGATCGGCAGCTGGCTGGCGCCGGGCGGCAAGCTGTTCGTGCATATCTTCTGCCACCGCGACCTGGCCTACCCGTTCGAAGTGGCCGGCGAAGACAACTGGATGGGGCGGCACTTCTTCACCGGCGGGCTGATGCCGGCGGCCGATACGCTGCTGCAGTTTCAGCAGGATGTGGTGATCGAACAGCGCTGGGTGTTGTCCGGCGAGCATTACGAAAAGACCGCCAATGCCTGGCTGGAAAACCAGGACCGGCACCGCGAACAGATCATGCCGCTGCTGCGGCAGACCTACGGCGAGGATGCACAGCGCTGGTGGCAGCGCTGGCGCATGTTCTGGCTGGCCTGCGCGGAGCTGTTCGGCTACGACGAAGGCCGCGAATGGGGCGTGGCGCATTACCGCTTCGCCAAGCGCTGA
- a CDS encoding DUF1295 domain-containing protein has product MTVWPLLHVGVFAAVVMVLGWLWQRRSGNAGPVDVLWAGCLAVAAPYCAWMSEGALLPRVLVAVLGGVWGARLAWHLGVRVFGDPHEDGRYRALREHWNGDQRKFLGFFLAQAMVVVLFSVPFLAAASNPNPAWSVWSSLAIVVWLIAVGGEALADRQLSAHKANPANRGKTCRTGLWRYSRHPNYFFEFVHWFAYLALAVGAGPWLLALCALGPVVMFVFLYRFTGIPYTEQQALRSRGEDYAQYQRSTSAFFPLPPSS; this is encoded by the coding sequence ATGACTGTCTGGCCGCTGCTGCATGTCGGCGTGTTCGCCGCCGTGGTGATGGTGTTGGGTTGGCTGTGGCAACGCCGCAGTGGCAACGCCGGCCCGGTGGACGTGTTATGGGCAGGCTGCCTGGCGGTTGCTGCGCCTTACTGCGCGTGGATGTCCGAGGGTGCGCTGCTGCCACGCGTGCTGGTGGCGGTGCTCGGCGGCGTGTGGGGCGCACGGCTTGCCTGGCACCTGGGCGTGCGCGTGTTCGGCGACCCCCACGAGGATGGCCGCTACCGCGCCCTGCGTGAGCACTGGAACGGCGATCAGCGCAAGTTCCTGGGCTTTTTCCTGGCCCAGGCGATGGTGGTGGTGCTGTTCTCGGTGCCGTTCCTAGCCGCGGCCAGCAACCCGAACCCGGCATGGAGCGTGTGGAGCAGCCTGGCGATTGTGGTGTGGTTGATCGCCGTCGGCGGCGAGGCGCTGGCCGACCGGCAGTTGTCTGCGCACAAGGCCAACCCGGCCAACCGCGGCAAGACGTGTCGCACCGGGCTCTGGCGCTATTCGCGGCATCCCAATTACTTCTTCGAATTCGTGCATTGGTTTGCGTACCTGGCCCTGGCGGTCGGTGCGGGGCCGTGGCTGCTGGCGCTGTGTGCGCTGGGCCCGGTGGTGATGTTCGTGTTCCTGTATCGCTTTACCGGCATCCCCTATACCGAGCAGCAGGCACTGCGCTCGCGTGGCGAGGACTACGCCCAGTATCAACGCAGCACCAGCGCATTTTTCCCGCTTCCCCCTTCGTCCTGA
- a CDS encoding DUF2878 domain-containing protein, giving the protein MKQLGNYVGLQVLWLVAVSSAARGRVWPTLLALALFALYQLWPTRRARGDWQLLLAAVALGLLLDTTLAAGDWVRYAAPWPGSVLAPAWILALWLGFALTLNHSLATVMQRPWLAVVLGAVFGPLSYWLAERSWQAIELLAPQRSAVLALAIGWGAACGLLSLYARRLARPAFEPITGDPQ; this is encoded by the coding sequence ATGAAGCAGCTGGGCAACTACGTCGGCTTGCAGGTGCTGTGGCTGGTGGCGGTCAGCTCAGCCGCGCGTGGGCGCGTGTGGCCCACGCTGCTGGCGTTGGCGCTGTTTGCGCTCTACCAACTGTGGCCCACGCGGCGCGCGCGCGGCGACTGGCAGTTGCTGCTGGCCGCCGTCGCACTGGGGCTGTTGCTGGACACCACACTGGCCGCAGGCGACTGGGTGCGCTACGCCGCGCCGTGGCCGGGCAGCGTGCTCGCGCCGGCGTGGATCCTGGCGCTCTGGCTGGGATTTGCGCTCACGCTCAATCATTCACTGGCAACGGTGATGCAGCGCCCGTGGCTGGCGGTTGTGCTGGGCGCGGTCTTCGGGCCGCTGTCGTACTGGCTGGCCGAGCGCAGCTGGCAGGCCATCGAATTGCTGGCACCGCAGCGCAGTGCGGTGCTGGCGCTGGCGATTGGCTGGGGCGCGGCCTGCGGCCTGCTCTCGCTGTATGCCCGGCGCCTGGCACGCCCCGCGTTTGAGCCCATCACTGGAGACCCGCAATGA
- a CDS encoding SAM-dependent methyltransferase — MSATSLPDTAAPRAASWTDRLLRKRLLATLGDLRDGQLQLHEADRVTTLGNASGTQALQTQLRVTDPRFYRQAALNGSVGAGEAYMDGDWQCDDLVTLMRLLLRNRDRLDAMETGTARLGGWAMRSLHTLARNTRSGSRRNIAAHYDLGNPLFRLFLDANLMYSSAIFVDGEEAQGEAALERAATRKLERICEKLRLGPQHHVVEIGTGWGGFALHAAREHGCRVTTTTISREQFELATQRIAAAGLSERVTVLLRDYRDLEGHYDRVVSIEMIEAIGHQYLDTYFAKVGSLLTDEGEALIQAITIEDHRYAQALRSVDFIKRHIFPGSFIPSVAAMTGAIGRASDLRLFNLEDIGPSYALTLRAWRQRFMAQLPQVRALGYDERFIRMWEFYLAYCEAGFLERSIGDVHLWLSKPGARPPQFVPGLSSAA; from the coding sequence ATGAGTGCCACCTCCCTGCCCGACACTGCCGCGCCGCGCGCGGCCTCGTGGACCGATCGTCTGTTGCGCAAGCGGCTGCTGGCCACACTGGGCGACCTGCGCGATGGGCAGCTGCAGCTGCATGAAGCCGATCGCGTCACCACCCTCGGCAATGCCAGCGGCACGCAGGCGCTGCAGACCCAGTTGCGGGTGACCGACCCGCGCTTCTATCGGCAGGCCGCGCTCAACGGCAGTGTCGGCGCCGGCGAGGCCTACATGGATGGCGATTGGCAGTGCGACGATCTGGTGACGCTGATGCGCCTGCTGCTGCGCAACCGCGACCGACTGGACGCGATGGAGACCGGCACCGCCCGCCTGGGCGGCTGGGCCATGCGCAGCCTGCATACGCTGGCACGCAATACGCGCAGCGGCAGCCGGCGCAACATCGCGGCGCATTACGACCTGGGCAACCCGCTGTTCCGGTTGTTCCTGGATGCCAACCTGATGTACTCCTCGGCCATCTTCGTCGACGGCGAAGAAGCGCAGGGCGAGGCGGCGCTAGAGCGCGCAGCCACCCGCAAGCTGGAACGCATCTGCGAAAAACTGCGCCTTGGCCCGCAGCACCATGTGGTGGAAATCGGCACCGGCTGGGGCGGGTTTGCACTGCATGCCGCACGCGAACATGGCTGCCGCGTCACCACCACGACCATCTCGCGCGAACAGTTCGAACTGGCCACCCAGCGCATCGCTGCAGCCGGCTTGAGCGAGCGCGTGACGGTGCTGCTGCGCGACTACCGCGACCTGGAAGGCCACTACGACCGCGTGGTGTCGATCGAGATGATCGAGGCCATCGGGCACCAATACCTGGACACCTACTTCGCCAAGGTCGGCAGCCTGCTGACCGACGAGGGCGAGGCGCTGATCCAGGCGATCACCATCGAAGACCATCGCTATGCGCAGGCGTTGCGCTCGGTGGACTTCATCAAGCGGCACATCTTCCCGGGCAGCTTCATTCCCTCGGTGGCGGCGATGACCGGCGCCATCGGCCGCGCCAGCGATCTGCGCCTGTTCAATCTGGAAGACATCGGCCCCAGCTATGCACTGACCCTGCGTGCGTGGCGGCAGCGCTTCATGGCGCAACTGCCGCAGGTGCGCGCACTGGGCTACGACGAGCGCTTCATCCGCATGTGGGAATTTTATCTGGCCTATTGCGAAGCCGGTTTCCTGGAACGCTCGATCGGCGATGTGCATCTGTGGTTGAGCAAGCCGGGCGCACGTCCGCCGCAGTTCGTGCCCGGGTTGAGCAGCGCCGCATGA
- a CDS encoding DUF1365 domain-containing protein codes for MVTQLLREAITDAVPLPPTEGGGTGRLHGPLRSAIYTGWVRHRRYAPKPLQFRYRLFLMYLDLAELEHVFARRWLWSVGRANLAQFRRSDYLGDPQVPLDQAVRDCVQAHTGDRPDGAIRLLTHLRYFGHVFNPVSFYYCFDRHDGLRWIVAEITNTPWQQRHTYVLPVAQARSHRDVHAWRFDKRFHVSPFMGMQHHYDWRFSVPTEHLRVHMDVLDAIDATPQPPAQQARRFDATLVLQRQPLTAGTLARTLLGYPLMTVQVVLAIHWQALRLWLRGNPVHDHPTPPVRERS; via the coding sequence GTGGTGACCCAGCTGCTGCGCGAAGCGATCACCGATGCCGTTCCACTGCCGCCCACCGAGGGCGGTGGTACCGGACGGCTGCACGGCCCGTTGCGCAGCGCCATCTATACCGGCTGGGTGCGGCACCGCCGCTACGCCCCCAAGCCGCTGCAATTCCGCTACCGCCTGTTCCTGATGTATCTGGATCTGGCCGAGCTGGAGCACGTCTTTGCGCGCCGCTGGCTGTGGTCGGTGGGCCGCGCGAATCTGGCGCAGTTCCGCCGCAGCGACTACCTGGGCGACCCGCAGGTGCCGCTGGACCAGGCCGTGCGCGACTGCGTGCAGGCCCACACCGGCGACCGCCCGGACGGTGCGATCCGCCTGCTCACGCACCTGCGTTACTTCGGCCATGTATTCAATCCGGTCAGCTTCTACTACTGCTTCGACCGCCACGACGGGCTGCGCTGGATTGTGGCCGAAATCACCAACACGCCCTGGCAGCAGCGCCACACCTATGTGCTGCCGGTGGCGCAGGCGCGCAGCCATCGGGATGTGCATGCCTGGCGCTTCGATAAACGCTTCCACGTGTCGCCGTTCATGGGCATGCAGCACCACTACGACTGGCGCTTCAGCGTGCCCACCGAACACCTGCGCGTGCACATGGATGTGCTGGATGCCATCGACGCCACGCCGCAACCCCCTGCGCAGCAGGCGCGCCGCTTCGACGCCACGCTGGTGCTGCAGCGCCAGCCGCTGACCGCAGGCACGCTGGCGCGCACGCTGCTTGGCTACCCCTTGATGACCGTGCAGGTGGTGCTGGCCATCCATTGGCAGGCACTGCGCCTGTGGCTGCGCGGCAACCCCGTCCACGATCACCCCACTCCGCCTGTGCGAGAACGCTCATGA
- a CDS encoding NAD(P)/FAD-dependent oxidoreductase, with protein sequence MSGGRIAVVGSGIAGLGAAWLLSRRYEVTLFEAADYLGGHTHTHDIQLEGQRYAVDSGFIVFNPQHYPLLTRLFAEIDVASQSTTMSFSVHDARSGLEYNAGSLGGLFCQRRNLLSPRFWGMLANLRRFYRQAPAVLTSDERFSTLGEYLHRHGYSDTFRDQHLVPMASALWSSPSQRILEFPMGQLIGFMANHHMLQISGRPQWQVVRGGSSSYVRALRRRWQVQERLSTPVHAVRRAGNGVVVTSLRGDEHFDEVVLACHADDALALLSDATPAEQQILGAITYQNNDTVLHTDASVLPRDRRAWAAWNAHVPADPQAPCTVSYWMNALQSINAPQPFIVSLNRDQDIAPEKVLRRMRYRHPVQNAAALDAQARKAQIQGQRHTWFAGAAWGFGFHEDGLRSGVDVAHALGVPW encoded by the coding sequence ATGAGCGGTGGCAGGATCGCGGTGGTCGGCAGTGGAATCGCTGGCCTGGGCGCCGCATGGCTGCTGTCGCGGCGTTACGAAGTGACGCTGTTCGAGGCCGCCGATTATCTCGGCGGCCACACGCACACGCATGACATCCAGCTGGAGGGCCAGCGTTACGCGGTGGACAGCGGCTTCATCGTGTTCAACCCGCAGCACTACCCCTTACTCACCCGGTTGTTTGCCGAAATCGACGTGGCGTCGCAGTCCACCACCATGAGTTTTTCGGTGCACGACGCGCGCAGCGGGCTCGAATACAACGCCGGCTCGCTCGGAGGGCTGTTCTGCCAGCGCCGCAACCTGCTCAGCCCACGCTTCTGGGGCATGCTGGCCAATCTGCGGCGTTTTTACCGGCAGGCGCCTGCGGTACTGACCAGCGACGAGCGTTTCAGCACGTTGGGCGAGTACCTGCACCGGCACGGCTATTCGGACACCTTTCGCGACCAGCACCTGGTGCCGATGGCCTCGGCGCTGTGGTCCTCGCCCTCGCAACGCATTCTCGAATTTCCGATGGGCCAGTTGATCGGCTTCATGGCCAATCACCACATGCTGCAGATCAGCGGACGGCCGCAGTGGCAGGTGGTGCGCGGTGGTTCGTCGAGCTATGTGCGCGCGTTGCGGCGGCGTTGGCAGGTGCAGGAACGCCTGTCCACGCCGGTGCACGCCGTCCGCCGGGCTGGCAACGGCGTGGTCGTGACCTCGTTGCGCGGCGACGAGCATTTCGACGAGGTGGTACTCGCCTGCCATGCCGACGATGCATTGGCCTTGCTCAGCGATGCCACGCCTGCCGAGCAGCAGATCCTGGGCGCCATCACCTACCAGAACAACGACACCGTGCTGCACACCGATGCCAGCGTGCTGCCGCGCGACCGCCGCGCCTGGGCGGCCTGGAATGCGCATGTGCCGGCCGACCCGCAGGCGCCGTGCACGGTGAGCTACTGGATGAACGCGCTGCAGTCGATCAACGCACCGCAGCCGTTCATCGTCAGCCTCAATCGCGACCAGGACATCGCACCGGAGAAAGTGCTGCGCCGCATGCGCTACCGCCACCCGGTGCAGAACGCCGCCGCACTCGATGCGCAGGCGCGCAAGGCGCAGATCCAGGGCCAGCGGCACACCTGGTTTGCCGGCGCGGCGTGGGGCTTCGGCTTCCACGAAGATGGCCTGCGCAGCGGCGTGGACGTGGCGCATGCACTGGGAGTGCCGTGGTGA
- a CDS encoding acyl-CoA desaturase: MPSSGLDPRVAPTPHPATPPQRAGKARRFGSLRRWVDSQTDEPLDEARADRIDWLRALPFIALHLACFAVFWVGVSWFAVSMAVALYALRMFALTGFYHRYFSHRAFKTSRVVQFVFAAIAATCVQRGPLWWAAHHRNHHRHTDTGRDPHSPAQHGFWWSHTGWFLTPRNFRTDWEVIPDLRRFTELRFLDRFDIVMPVLLALGLYLLGDWLAAAAPGLHTSGAQLLVWGFVLSTVALFHATFTINSLAHRFGSRRFDTRDDSRNNWLLALLTFGEGWHNNHHFFPGSARQGVRWWEYDMTWYGLTVMSWVGLVWDLKPMPAMLTRRAGRVAR; encoded by the coding sequence GTGCCGAGCTCTGGACTCGACCCCCGCGTCGCACCCACGCCCCACCCCGCCACCCCGCCACAGCGCGCGGGCAAGGCCCGGCGGTTCGGCAGCCTGCGTCGCTGGGTGGATTCGCAAACCGACGAACCGCTGGACGAAGCCCGCGCGGACCGCATCGACTGGCTGCGTGCGCTGCCGTTCATCGCCTTGCACCTGGCCTGCTTTGCGGTGTTCTGGGTCGGTGTGTCGTGGTTCGCAGTGAGCATGGCCGTGGCGCTGTACGCGCTGCGCATGTTCGCGCTGACCGGGTTCTATCACCGCTATTTCTCGCACCGCGCATTCAAGACCTCGCGCGTGGTGCAGTTCGTGTTCGCCGCGATCGCCGCCACCTGCGTGCAACGTGGGCCGCTGTGGTGGGCCGCACACCATCGCAACCATCACCGGCATACCGACACCGGCCGTGACCCGCATTCGCCGGCACAGCACGGCTTCTGGTGGAGCCATACCGGCTGGTTCCTGACCCCGCGCAATTTCCGCACCGATTGGGAAGTGATTCCGGATCTGCGCCGCTTCACCGAGCTGCGATTTCTGGACCGCTTCGACATCGTGATGCCGGTGCTGCTGGCACTGGGCCTGTACCTGCTGGGCGACTGGCTGGCGGCTGCAGCGCCTGGCCTGCACACCAGTGGCGCGCAGTTGCTGGTGTGGGGCTTCGTGCTGTCCACGGTGGCGTTGTTCCATGCCACCTTCACCATCAATTCGCTGGCGCACCGCTTCGGCAGCCGGCGCTTCGACACCCGCGACGACAGCCGCAACAACTGGTTGCTGGCGCTGCTCACCTTCGGCGAGGGCTGGCACAACAACCATCATTTCTTTCCCGGCTCGGCGCGCCAGGGCGTGCGTTGGTGGGAATACGACATGACCTGGTACGGGCTCACGGTGATGTCGTGGGTGGGCCTGGTGTGGGATCTCAAACCGATGCCCGCCATGCTGACGCGACGCGCCGGACGGGTGGCGCGATGA